The Coffea arabica cultivar ET-39 chromosome 8e, Coffea Arabica ET-39 HiFi, whole genome shotgun sequence genome window below encodes:
- the LOC113723256 gene encoding AT-hook motif nuclear-localized protein 1 isoform X1, whose amino-acid sequence MEGREGMSSTGVTVVGSDAPSDYHVAPRTTENPSQVSGSTPAIGPQVGVTPPPATAPAGMVAATTTAKKKRGRPRKYGPDGSVTSMALSPKPISSSVPPPVIDFSSEKRGKVRPAGSSGKHHQPRVEMEGLGNGEWVSCSVGANFTPHIITVNAGEDVTMKVISFSQQGPRAICILSANGVISSVTLRQPDSSGGTLTYEGRFEILSLTGSFMPSETGGIRNRSGGMSVSLASPDGRVVGGGVAGLLVAASPVQIVVGSFLAGNQHEPKTKKQKADHITVNPSVAYPISSAEVEDPYRTSSSFRGENWSSMPPDSRNKPADINVTLHG is encoded by the exons ATGGAAGGGAGGGAAGGAATGAGTAGCACTGGAGTTACAGTGGTGGGATCAGATGCTCCATCAGACTACCATGTGGCTCCTAGGACCACTGAAAATCCATCTCAAGTGAGTGGATCAACACCAGCTATAGGACCCCAAGTGGGTGTCACTCCGCCGCCGGCGACGGCGCCGGCCGGAATGGTGGCTGCCACCACCACAGCGAAGAAGAAGAGGGGCAGGCCTCGAAAATACGGCCCAGATGGGTCAGTAACTAGTATGGCACTCTCCCCTAAGCCAATTTCGTCGTCGGTACCGCCTCCGGTGATTGACTTCTCGTCGGAGAAACGTGGGAAAGTCCGACCAGCTGGGTCATCTGGCAAGCACCACCAGCCTAGGGTGGAGATGGAAGGCCTAGGTAATG GTGAATGGGTTTCATGCTCGGTTGGAGCTAATTTTACACCCCATATTATTACTGTTAATGCGGGAGAG GATGTCACCATGAAGGTAATATCATTCTCTCAGCAGGGGCCTAGAGCCATATGTATTCTGTCTGCTAATGGTGTAATTTCAAGTGTCACTCTTCGTCAGCCTGATTCTTCTGGTGGTACATTGACATATGAG GGTCGTTTTGAGATACTCTCGTTAACTGGATCATTCATGCCATCTGAgactggagggataaggaacAGATCTGGTGGTATGAGCGTCTCTTTAGCAAGCCCTGACGGACGTGTTGTTGGTGGCGGAGTTGCTGGTCTACTAGTTGCTGCTAGTCCTGTCCAG ATCGTTGTAGGCAGCTTCCTGGCTGGAAACCAACACGAGCCGAAGACCAAGAAGCAAAAGGCTGACCACATAACAGTGAACCCATCTGTTGCTTATCCTATCTCGAGTGCAGAAGTCGAGGACCCATATCGCACTTCCTCTTCCTTCCGTGGAGAAAATTGGTCATCGATGCCGCCTGATTCAAGGAATAAGCCAGCTGACATCAACGTAACTCTGCATGGTTAA
- the LOC113723256 gene encoding AT-hook motif nuclear-localized protein 1 isoform X2, translating to MEGREGMSSTGVTVVGSDAPSDYHVAPRTTENPSQVSGSTPAIGPQVGVTPPPATAPAGMVAATTTAKKKRGRPRKYGPDGSVTSMALSPKPISSSVPPPVIDFSSEKRGKVRPAGSSGKHHQPRVEMEGLGEWVSCSVGANFTPHIITVNAGEDVTMKVISFSQQGPRAICILSANGVISSVTLRQPDSSGGTLTYEGRFEILSLTGSFMPSETGGIRNRSGGMSVSLASPDGRVVGGGVAGLLVAASPVQIVVGSFLAGNQHEPKTKKQKADHITVNPSVAYPISSAEVEDPYRTSSSFRGENWSSMPPDSRNKPADINVTLHG from the exons ATGGAAGGGAGGGAAGGAATGAGTAGCACTGGAGTTACAGTGGTGGGATCAGATGCTCCATCAGACTACCATGTGGCTCCTAGGACCACTGAAAATCCATCTCAAGTGAGTGGATCAACACCAGCTATAGGACCCCAAGTGGGTGTCACTCCGCCGCCGGCGACGGCGCCGGCCGGAATGGTGGCTGCCACCACCACAGCGAAGAAGAAGAGGGGCAGGCCTCGAAAATACGGCCCAGATGGGTCAGTAACTAGTATGGCACTCTCCCCTAAGCCAATTTCGTCGTCGGTACCGCCTCCGGTGATTGACTTCTCGTCGGAGAAACGTGGGAAAGTCCGACCAGCTGGGTCATCTGGCAAGCACCACCAGCCTAGGGTGGAGATGGAAGGCCTAG GTGAATGGGTTTCATGCTCGGTTGGAGCTAATTTTACACCCCATATTATTACTGTTAATGCGGGAGAG GATGTCACCATGAAGGTAATATCATTCTCTCAGCAGGGGCCTAGAGCCATATGTATTCTGTCTGCTAATGGTGTAATTTCAAGTGTCACTCTTCGTCAGCCTGATTCTTCTGGTGGTACATTGACATATGAG GGTCGTTTTGAGATACTCTCGTTAACTGGATCATTCATGCCATCTGAgactggagggataaggaacAGATCTGGTGGTATGAGCGTCTCTTTAGCAAGCCCTGACGGACGTGTTGTTGGTGGCGGAGTTGCTGGTCTACTAGTTGCTGCTAGTCCTGTCCAG ATCGTTGTAGGCAGCTTCCTGGCTGGAAACCAACACGAGCCGAAGACCAAGAAGCAAAAGGCTGACCACATAACAGTGAACCCATCTGTTGCTTATCCTATCTCGAGTGCAGAAGTCGAGGACCCATATCGCACTTCCTCTTCCTTCCGTGGAGAAAATTGGTCATCGATGCCGCCTGATTCAAGGAATAAGCCAGCTGACATCAACGTAACTCTGCATGGTTAA